Within the Pseudomonas orientalis genome, the region CGCTCAGGAACGCCCGCTCGCGCAGCCTGCCGTGGGGTATACGCATCATTCACGCACCAGAACTTTAGACACTGAAATTTTCTCGGACGAAGAACTGGCCGACCTTACTGGATACAAGCAGCGAGCCCATCAACGGAGATGGCTCAACGACCGCAATTGGGTATTCGTTGAGAGCCGTGGTGGTCGCCCATTGGTCGGACGCATGTACGCTCGCATGAAGCTTGGCATGACCAATCCAACGTCTGCAGAGCAGAGCACACCGCCGCCGCGACCAGCTTGGACACCTGACTTCTCCAGGGTGAACTGAGATGCGACCTCGAAACACTGAGAACAGGGACTTACCGCCGGGAATGGTGCGGAGAAAGCGCCCTCGCAAGAACGGTAAAGTGTGGGTTGGTTATTACTACAGAGACTCAACGGGTAAGGAAATCCCGCTTGGGGGAGACTTGAGCAAAGCCCGATTGAAGTGGGCAGAGCTTGAGTCCAAGCAAAAGCCAGCCGATCTGACGATGATGAAGGGGATCTTTGATCGATACGTTCGCGACGTCATTCCGAAAAAAGGCGAGCGCACCCAGAAGGATAACCTAGCCGAGCTCAAACAATTGCGACCCATGTTTGACGGGGCGCCCATCGACTCAATCACACCAGCCAATATCGCCGGGTACCGCGACGCCCGTACAGCCAAGGTACGGGCCAATAGGGAGATCGCCCTACTCTCCCACGTGTTCAACATGGCGCGGGAATGGGGCCTGACCGAGCGGGAGAATCCGTGCCAGGGCATCCGCAAGAACAAGGAAACGCCACGTGATTACTATGCCAACGCCGCGGTTTGGGATGCGGTCTACGGGATGGCTGAGCCGGAACTCAAGGAAGCCATGGACCTGGGCTACCTGACAGGCCAGCGGCCAGCAGACGTGATCGTCATGCGCAGGGACGACGTTGAGGGCGATTACTTCTTGGTCACGCAAGGCAAGACAGGGCTTAAGCTTAGGATCCTGATGTACACAGAGGAGGGAGAAAACAGCTTGGGCAGGTTGATTCGGGAAATCACGGAGAGGAATGCCGGCCACGTCTCGAAGTACCTGCTGATAAACAGGCACGGGAAGCGAATGACGAAGGGAATGCTGCGCTTGCGCTGGGACAAGGCGCGGGAGAAAGCTTGTGCCAAAGCAATCGAAGAGGGCGATCCGCTCCTCGCCGCGAAGATTAGCGGTTTTCAGTTTCGCGACATCCGACCGAAAGCAGCATCGGAAATCATCGATATTGGCGACGCAAGCCTGCTACTGGGACACAGTAAGCAGGAGATCACAAAGCGGGTTTACAGGAGGATTGGCGCCACTGCTAAACCATCAAAATAGGCAAAGTTTCGGAACGCCTACCCGAAAGTTTCGGAACGCCCCTCAAAAACCGTAGCGATTCACCCAAACCCCCTTAAACACGAAAGCCCCGCAATCGCGGGGCTTTCGTGTAAATCTTGGCGGGAAACCAGGGATTCGAACCCTGGGAACGCTATTAACGTTCGCCGGTTTTCAAGACCGGTGCATTCAACCACTCTGCCAATTTCCCTTGTGCATCACGGGATTATAGTCGCTCATCCCGTCTCAGCGG harbors:
- a CDS encoding DUF4224 domain-containing protein, translating into MGYTHHSRTRTLDTEIFSDEELADLTGYKQRAHQRRWLNDRNWVFVESRGGRPLVGRMYARMKLGMTNPTSAEQSTPPPRPAWTPDFSRVN
- a CDS encoding tyrosine-type recombinase/integrase, which codes for MRPRNTENRDLPPGMVRRKRPRKNGKVWVGYYYRDSTGKEIPLGGDLSKARLKWAELESKQKPADLTMMKGIFDRYVRDVIPKKGERTQKDNLAELKQLRPMFDGAPIDSITPANIAGYRDARTAKVRANREIALLSHVFNMAREWGLTERENPCQGIRKNKETPRDYYANAAVWDAVYGMAEPELKEAMDLGYLTGQRPADVIVMRRDDVEGDYFLVTQGKTGLKLRILMYTEEGENSLGRLIREITERNAGHVSKYLLINRHGKRMTKGMLRLRWDKAREKACAKAIEEGDPLLAAKISGFQFRDIRPKAASEIIDIGDASLLLGHSKQEITKRVYRRIGATAKPSK